One window of Alphaproteobacteria bacterium genomic DNA carries:
- a CDS encoding LOG family protein, with amino-acid sequence MSDGGGPREPLQAYNNEEFMQGREARALRILSEYLEPQARFAEHQVHDTIVFMGSARTPSREQAEAELEAAKNGKGDVARAEQRLEASAYYEAARELAFRLTNWSKGLGVSERRFVVCTGGGPGIMEAANRGASEARGLNVGLSISIPLEEYHNPHVTHSLNFMFHYFFMRKFWFTYLAKAVVFFPGGFGTLDELFELLTLVQTGKVTKRMPLVLFGEDYWSEVIDFEALVRHGTIDAADVDLVLRTDSVDAAYDVIVRELTEHALPLPGPIL; translated from the coding sequence ATGAGCGACGGCGGTGGACCCCGAGAACCTCTGCAGGCCTACAACAACGAGGAATTCATGCAGGGCCGCGAGGCCCGGGCGCTGCGCATCCTTTCCGAATACCTCGAGCCCCAGGCCCGCTTCGCCGAGCACCAGGTGCACGACACCATCGTCTTCATGGGCTCGGCCCGGACGCCTTCGCGTGAGCAAGCCGAGGCCGAGCTCGAGGCGGCAAAGAACGGCAAGGGCGATGTGGCGCGGGCCGAGCAACGCCTGGAGGCCTCGGCCTATTACGAGGCGGCGCGCGAGCTGGCCTTTCGCCTGACCAACTGGTCCAAGGGGCTGGGCGTTTCCGAACGCCGCTTCGTGGTCTGCACCGGCGGCGGCCCGGGCATCATGGAGGCCGCCAACCGCGGCGCCTCGGAAGCCCGCGGCCTCAACGTGGGCCTGAGCATTTCCATTCCGCTGGAAGAATACCACAACCCCCATGTCACCCATTCGCTGAACTTCATGTTCCATTACTTTTTCATGCGCAAGTTCTGGTTCACCTACCTGGCCAAGGCCGTGGTCTTCTTCCCCGGCGGCTTCGGCACCCTGGACGAGCTCTTCGAGCTCTTGACCCTGGTGCAGACCGGCAAGGTCACCAAGCGCATGCCGCTGGTGTTGTTCGGCGAGGACTATTGGTCCGAAGTGATCGACTTCGAGGCCCTGGTGCGCCACGGCACCATCGACGCGGCCGATGTCGACCTGGTGCTGCGCACCGATTCCGTCGACGCCGCCTACGACGTCATCGTGCGCGAGCTGACCGAACACGCGCTGCCGCTGCCGGGGCCGATTCTTTAG
- a CDS encoding NAD/NADP octopine/nopaline dehydrogenase family protein, with amino-acid sequence MRIAVLGGGHGAYAAAADLGQQGHEVALWRRDAAALAPLAESLRIGLTDIAGSRQIEIAKASSDIGEAVAGAELIVMPGPATAQRDIARALAPHLVDGQVIFLPPGTFGSYLVARWLHEAGSRAEVTLGETGTLPYLARKQSATEVAVVVRATRLPTGIFPTCRAEHAFSTIESAYPAIERRSDALDGALMNAGPIIHPPLILMNAGPIQHFEHWDIHNEGTQPAIRDVTTALDGERIQVREALGYGGPHFPLADHYAKEGEEWMYGRQAHAPLVESEHWREALDLHSHRYMREDVELGLAFLVSLADYAGVWAPVASGLLALGSAIVGIDFRDSGRSLESAGLAGLSRDELATRMAQGFYA; translated from the coding sequence ATGAGGATCGCCGTATTGGGGGGCGGGCACGGGGCCTATGCGGCCGCGGCCGACCTGGGCCAGCAGGGCCACGAGGTGGCGCTCTGGCGCCGCGACGCCGCGGCCCTGGCGCCGCTCGCCGAAAGCCTGCGCATCGGGCTGACGGACATCGCAGGCTCGCGCCAGATCGAGATCGCCAAGGCCAGCAGCGATATCGGCGAAGCCGTCGCCGGCGCCGAGCTGATCGTCATGCCCGGCCCGGCCACGGCCCAGCGCGACATCGCCCGGGCCTTGGCGCCGCACCTGGTGGATGGCCAAGTCATCTTCCTGCCGCCAGGTACCTTCGGCAGCTATCTGGTGGCGCGCTGGCTGCACGAGGCCGGCTCGCGGGCCGAGGTGACGCTGGGCGAGACCGGCACGCTGCCTTATCTCGCACGCAAACAGAGCGCCACCGAGGTCGCCGTGGTGGTGCGGGCGACGCGGCTGCCGACGGGTATTTTTCCCACCTGCCGGGCCGAACACGCCTTCAGCACAATCGAATCCGCCTACCCGGCCATCGAGCGCCGCAGCGATGCCCTCGACGGCGCCCTGATGAACGCCGGGCCGATCATTCATCCGCCGCTGATCCTCATGAACGCCGGCCCCATCCAGCATTTCGAACACTGGGACATCCACAACGAGGGCACCCAGCCGGCCATCCGCGACGTCACCACGGCGCTGGACGGCGAGCGCATCCAGGTGCGCGAGGCGCTGGGCTACGGGGGGCCGCACTTTCCGCTGGCCGACCACTACGCCAAGGAAGGCGAGGAATGGATGTACGGCCGCCAGGCCCACGCGCCGCTGGTCGAGAGCGAGCATTGGCGCGAGGCCTTGGATCTGCACAGCCACCGCTACATGCGCGAGGATGTCGAACTCGGCTTGGCCTTCCTGGTCTCGCTGGCCGACTACGCCGGGGTCTGGGCGCCGGTGGCCAGCGGCCTGTTGGCGCTGGGCTCGGCCATCGTCGGCATCGATTTTCGCGATTCGGGCCGAAGCTTGGAAAGCGCCGGCCTGGCCGGCCTCTCGCGCGACGAGCTGGCGACGCGAATGGCACAAGGATTCTATGCATGA
- a CDS encoding 3-hydroxybutyryl-CoA dehydrogenase produces MIAVAGAGRMGRGIAHVFAYAGFPIALVDVKSRSAADQAALLAAAEAEVARTIGLMESFGQVDAELRKKILARVSYHPLEEADEVFAGADLAFEAVPEVLETKERAFELICRRLPDDAIVSSATSTMLVDTLAEFVPGPERFLNAHWLNPAFLVPLVEVSPGAATAPAVTERLKGLLESAGKVPVVCAASPGFIVPRIQSVAMNEAVRMAEEGVASPAEIDRAIRTGFGVRYAVLGLLEFLDWGGIDILDYAGNYLSEALGAERFRPPAVVKEMIAEGRGGMREGRGFYDFRDIDVESYQRETIAKFVDLVGHLGLLPPASAAERE; encoded by the coding sequence ATGATCGCCGTCGCCGGAGCCGGCCGCATGGGCCGCGGCATCGCCCATGTGTTCGCCTATGCCGGATTCCCTATCGCCCTGGTCGATGTCAAAAGCCGGTCCGCGGCTGACCAGGCCGCCCTGCTGGCCGCAGCCGAAGCGGAGGTGGCGCGCACCATTGGGCTCATGGAATCCTTCGGCCAGGTCGATGCCGAACTCCGCAAGAAAATCCTGGCCCGCGTCAGCTACCACCCCTTGGAGGAGGCCGACGAGGTGTTCGCCGGCGCCGACCTCGCTTTCGAGGCCGTGCCCGAAGTATTGGAGACGAAGGAGCGCGCCTTCGAGCTGATCTGCCGGCGGCTGCCCGACGACGCCATCGTCTCTTCCGCCACCTCGACCATGCTGGTCGATACCCTGGCCGAATTCGTGCCCGGACCCGAGCGCTTCCTCAACGCGCATTGGCTCAACCCCGCCTTCCTGGTGCCGCTGGTCGAAGTCAGCCCGGGCGCCGCCACGGCCCCCGCCGTCACCGAGCGCCTGAAGGGGCTGCTGGAATCGGCCGGCAAGGTTCCCGTGGTCTGCGCCGCCTCGCCCGGTTTCATCGTGCCGCGCATCCAGAGCGTGGCCATGAACGAAGCGGTGCGCATGGCGGAAGAAGGCGTGGCCAGCCCGGCGGAAATCGACCGCGCTATCCGCACCGGCTTCGGCGTGCGCTATGCCGTGCTGGGGCTTTTGGAATTTCTCGACTGGGGCGGCATCGATATCCTCGACTACGCCGGCAACTACCTGAGCGAGGCGCTGGGGGCCGAGCGATTCCGGCCGCCAGCGGTGGTCAAGGAGATGATCGCCGAGGGCCGCGGCGGCATGCGCGAGGGCCGGGGGTTCTATGATTTCCGCGACATCGACGTGGAATCCTACCAACGCGAAACCATAGCCAAGTTCGTCGACCTGGTCGGCCACCTCGGCCTGCTGCCGCCGGCAAGTGCGGCCGAGCGCGAGTAA